Below is a window of Humulus lupulus chromosome 2, drHumLupu1.1, whole genome shotgun sequence DNA.
tctttaaaccctcggtcgtggtggtcgagcagccgcatatgtacacatcatcacctaagctctccaactcaaggatggtccagctttattttgcctttacctgcaccacatagcacccatgagccgaggctcagcaagaaaactcaatatgcttatgaacaagtaataacatgtctctaaatcataatagcatgcctagcaatattagccatattcatgcatgcaagaaaGTCCAAATAAATGACTGTGGGCCCTGCCcgtctgtatggatgactatcaagtcagtctGAAGATATGCTctttgaataggtgactaatgagtcacacacttgggttccgcaccctaaccagataaatgactaatgagtcacgaacttgggtccaagcacaagttaccaataaacgagccacaagcacgatcctgtttccaagcccctagcgataacctagtcataaccataatataaaacttcATAAAAAATGActaaataaatacttccggacCAAGTCGTAGCCtttgggacgtcgaatcctaccaaaccgggtagtaagattgatcccgagcccttaggcttaagttcccatgactaaaaactcactTTGGCCATTTTTCTCCTTTTGAGTTGCGACCCCAAACATTAGAGCCACAACTCCACTCAAGTTAGGGTCAAAAACCCTTCTCTGATTGCATTAGAGCCGCAACTTTCCCCAATGGAGATGTAGCTCAAATAGCCCAACAACCCCATTCACatgcttcttcaagcttgagccgcgacgcccaagaacagagccacagctcgacctcgaacccagccagaaaatctccatttttctcattttaaatcctccataaacctatccaaacatatccaaatcccaaaaacaaagttcccaaacatccccatgatttaaaaccaacaaaacctaagcttcaaTCCATccaaaaattcatcaaaacacaaaatccaatcaaagcttaaaaacttagaacttaaaacttggattacctccgattgagttgtttcccaactaaatcctccggctaataagcttataatcttccctagaatcgctctgcctcgatccttgcttgaatccgagtcctaaaactcaagtttccttcgaaaatgtgattaAGCGTCAAAAATGGAATGGGAgaaagagagaacgttcttttataattctatcaggttactttaagcttaagtaacctcaagcaaatcctaatgcttggggtcccaaaaacgacccccggggtaaaatagtcgaaattcccagaatttttccatgatctcactaactcccaatttatcatcaaatatttattcccattacccaatatcccggtaatgttctaaatacccaaaatacccattgactcactccgagtcaagtatgaatcccgttgtgactttcccactagcttgcttcctaggatcgcctcgtgctgagtaacccaagtataaccaaataataatgaagtaccatacccataccacatatatgccaaatatacaaaaaatagcaaaaatatgaaaattgcccaattaaacaaaaatgggcccacatgcatatttaatacacctaacacatgcatatcaagtcatattataatattatccacatattcacataataatacacataattccataattttctatcctgaccccctaatcaaggccctaagctttattatgaaatttgggtTTTTACATAACCGGACAATCCATACCCGGGTCGGATCCGAATACACTCTGTCAGCCAAGGGAAAGGAATGAGTGGAGAGTCATACGACTCATCCCAGGAAAGGTGGAAGGTAACTGCTAGGAGCGAGTCAGACGGATCAAGTAGACGAAAAATGCAACGGTATGGAAATAAACTATAAGAAGAATCCTAAGGGGATGAATCGAGGGATTGGAGAACGAGCATTCAAACTACTAGACTGGACGAGATTCTCGGGAATGGAATCAGTCAGCCTGACCTGACCGGACCGCCTAGCGCCGCCGTCACTACCGCGATAATCATTCTCAATTGTTCTCATTCTTGATTACCTTGCAATTTTACGATTTCTATTACTTTCAATAACAATCCAGCTGACTTGAGCGtcagagtccctttggctgacaccccatcGGTGCTCCCAATTGATCTTCCCGTTCAtttctttgttcttgacaggttgttAGTGCTTgtttaatcaattgtaggaaatcacatctACAAGAACTATAATTcatcttattatatacatatatatattttaaaaaaaagattgaaccaatttttattaaaattatatacaatatttacaattttaaaagtAAGGAAATATGCATCCCACACTGCTTCTGcctagtatatatatacacacaaaaacTAAATggagatgttttttttttttttttttaaaatactaaaCTAAACGAAAATAGGAAGCTTGACTCacttgaaaattttaaaaatgtaCACATGTCACTTCTGTAAGAGACAGAAAATTAGTGAAAGATGATTTTTATTCATATTTAATAGCCTataatatacataaaattatataatttatttagtaGCCTcgtataaaaatataatattcattaaaaagtcttttcattatttttaattttaataaaaaaatcaatataattttaataGTAGTTTTTTTCTATAATAAATGTTCATTTGAAATAAACTAtcacttaattttttttgtaacaaaaaaaatatagaaaatataaaaaactatcacatatttatatttataaaatatattctttatttttACCATCCAAATGAAATTATTTTTACAGTGACcaataaaaaaacacaatttatttaCAAGATCATTGAAAAAATATTAGTCTCTTCATATTTTATTCTTAAGAAAATTATCAAACTAGTAAAAAAGAACATAATACTTTTTAATATCTCTCATAATTCATAAATCTCTCACAATAATAAAAacgattttatattttataataataaaaactatTATAATCCCTATATATATTGtgagtatttttttaattttaaaatattaattaattttatattattgaatttatttataattttgtattcctctatttaagatatattaatatattttgcactttcaatttttttttagaagcatcttgaattatatttttaatggtaaattcaaattaaataactTAAAATATGTTTATTGATTCACTTGTTATTTTTGGTAATAAATactattaaatttttctttaacgaccaaaaaatattaaataataaagtaATGTAGACCATTTGTGACATAAATACCTAATATTTTACACTCGTTATagttaaatatttaatattttatttttaccgTAAAAATACTTAATGTTCAATGTATGTTAAATATAAATACCTAATATTATTTTTTGCGGCAAAAATACATAAAGTTGCTAAAACATTGCTTTTGTCAGTACCTCATCTGTTGGAGTTGTTAAGTATTGACTCACCGGATATGCATTACTCgataatttatgtatttttgtcctcaaaatatgtattttaaattttttattaatttaagatgtctttttaattcattttttaatttaaaatacttAAAAAAATGAAATGGACCGATTATAAAGTGTCAAATATCTACTTAGTCAATATGCTTAAGTGTTCCAACACATGATATAatgataaaaataatattttagtagtatttttctttaatatatattaaacatgGGATATTTTGacgtaaaaataaaataagaaatattGGGTAAATCATCCAATTTAACATAATCTAATGGTTGAAATTAAATGTAAAATTTGATGTAGAAATTCGTGTGTATAGAACCTATTATGTGGAAGAGtatgatattatgttttgtaTTCGTGTGTATAGAACCTATTATGTGGAAAGtatgatattatgttttgtaTTCGTTTGTATAGAACTATTATGTGGAAAGTTTGTGAAGCTAGAGAATAGTACAATTTAATGATATGAAATATGGCTGTCGTCTGGACTCTGCAGAGAAGAAAATagaattttatcatttttaacTTGATGAGCTGTCAAAACATAATAGGATGAACGGGGAAGAAGACAGGACACTTACACAGAGGATCCCCCTCCCTATTGGGGAGCAATATCTCCATTTGTGACacattgtttttttaattttttttttctttcgaaAAGGacaactattattattattattttgaagaaaataaaaaattatacacCGACCACCATTCACCAACTGACACAGTCTGCTATCATAAAAAGTTGATACAACCTTATCTTCCTCACCCAGCTctgcattgcattgcattgcaACACATATTTTTACATCTACATTAGCCTCTCTCTCACACTCAGAATCATTCTCTCGTCGACCACATGGCTCTCGAGGTTGCTGTCAAGGCTGCAGTTGGTGATCCTCATGTTCTTGGGGACTGTACGATCAAATTTCTTCTTTTCTGTTTTGTTtgcttttgatttgatttttttttttgggttataTTTGACTGAGATTTTGGGTTTCCTCAGGTCCATTTAGCCAAAGGGTACTTCTGACTTTGGAGGAGAAGAAAATATCTTACCAGAGGCACCTCATCAATCTCAGTGACAAACCCACATGGTATGTCAAACTTCATAGTTACAAAATGACACCGTTTACAAACGGAACAGATGAGAAAGAGAGGAGGGTGTTATTTTTTTAGGGTTTTGAGACAtgggtttgtgtttttctttgatgATCTGTAGGTTTCTGCAAGTGAATCCTGGAGGGAAGGTGCCTGTGGTGAAGTTTGATGACAAATGGGTATCTGATTCTGATGTTATTGTTGGGATTCTTGAGGAGAAATACCCTCAACCTGCTCTCACCACTCCACCAGAATTCACCTCTGTGTATGTTCCTCTTCTATATATTAAGTTTGGCTTTTAAGTTTAGCCGTATATTTTTCCTTTTAAAAATCATGTAGTTTGTGGAAAATTCAAACTTGAGACTTTTTAATATTTTGTATACTATGCACTTGGAAAAGGAATGTTTGGATAAAGTTTATTTGAGGGTTCATTAAGGTTTGAATAATATTTGTTGGTTTGAAGCTTTGTAGACTATTAGCTTCTACATAAATGAGATGTATCTATAATAATTTGTTGTGTAGGGGATCAAATATTTTTGGTACGTTTGTGACTTTCTTGAAGAGCAAGGACTCAAGTGATGGGTCAGAACAGGCTCTGCTCACCGAACTGAAGGCACTTGAAGAGCATCTTAAGGCACATGTATGTATTTGCATTTACTACGTACTAACTCAAAACAGATATCTTATAACTGCTTGACTTGTGATATTTTGTGTTTGCGTTGTGAATATGTATGTAATCAGGGCCCATATATCGCTGGTGAGAAGGTTAGTGCTGTAGATTTAAGTTTGGCCCCAAAACTGTACCATCTTGATGTGGCTCTTGAACATTTCAAGAAGTGGACTGTCCCGGCAGAGATGACTAATGTCCTCAACTACAAGAAGGTATAAAACAAAATGCTTATTTTACCAAGTTGTGTAGTGTGGTTTATAAGCTCATTCTATCAACGTTGAACTATGTTCTCTTTGCCTGGTGGCTTAAATCTATTTCAATAGAATTCGATTTTTCATGCTGAGATAATTAGCTTAGACAATTTGATTGCTGTTGGTGGTTTAAGATTAGCTGTCTTTACTTTGTAATGTGGAGATTCATTAATGGTGTTTTGAGCTATTATCACCATTACGTACCATTCCAAACATGTAAATTGTCTAGATAATATCAAATGTTCACTCTTAGTTTCTATTAAACATTGTTATTGTGAAGTGACTAACACACTCTTATGTCTCTCACTTCATGTTCATGTGTATGTGTGTGTATGTGTATGTGCAATGTGCATGTTACTTTGTATAGATGAAAATGGATAAATATATATTACTTTGATTATATACTAATTTtggttgtgattttttttttgcagcTGCTATTCTCAAGGGAATCATTCGAGAAAACCAAGGCTGAAAAGAAATATATAATTGCAGGATGGGAGCCAAAAGTGAATCCATGAACTATTTCTAGAATATGGGATTTTGAAGCTATGAATCCTGGTCGAGACTCTTAAATGGCTTCATCCAAACGAGGCTTTGGTGTATTTTATATGTAGCCATTCGAATAAATGTTTACCTATAAGCATGTTTAACGACTTGCTCTATTAAATGACAAGGGTAATTTTCTTAGATCATGCTCATATcattataacaattatgatgTGCACATACACAACTAAAATCTAAGTGAAACAAAAACATAACTAAATTGTTATGGCTAGGCTATCTCCATAAGATCCTCCCCAATTAACACTCACCAAAAACAGGAATGCATAGAAGAAAATTTTTTAGGTTGTGAACCCCCACAACATAGAACTCTCTTGATTTAACTCAATACTAATACACAATCATAAAATTATATGCTTCCCACCTTCATAGATCCAAGGAACACTGCCATTCTGCAAGCTTATGCCTACGATTCGAAATGGTATTCAATTATGTTATATAAAGCTTGATATTTACCCGTCCTAAAGTGCCTTCAAAAGTGCTTTTAAATCTTCATAAAGGTTTAAGCAACAGAAGTTAGAGAAACTCCAAGGGATAACTATCTTTTAGCCCAATTTTAGCTAAGATAGCTAAAAAGCAAAATTTTGGTGTTGATGAAAATAGTGGAAAAATCTTTGTTTACATGTCACAATTTTTCTCATTACTATGAAATTCCTTATTTTATGATTACCATGTGATTAGAGATAAgcaacttaattaattaaatgaagaATACCGATTAAGGTGTTTAGACCAATTTTAGTGTTGTTATCACAACTGATACGAATGTTGAGACAGAAACATAAAAACAGGTAAAAAATCAACACACGAgaatttttacgtagttcagaaATCATTTCGAATAACCTACATCCACAGGGCTACGCTCAGAGaataaatcaattagtaaagaaataatgtgtgcaaaagcattgacttaaacaatgtaagactccttCCTAAATTATTGCTGCAATCTTGTCGTACTCTTCTCTATgaatctggttttgatgaaaTGCTAATTCTCTTGAAATCCGTTCAAAGAATAGCATAGTGTCCAAGTCTTCAGAGCGAAGACCACAGCTGCCAATTCTAAGTCATGTgttggatatctctgctcgtactcttTTAGCTATCTTGACGCATAGGCGACAACTTTCCCCTCTTgaatcaacacgcatcccagtccttgctttgacgcatcgcagtacactacaaacttatCCTTATCATTAGGGACATATAGGACTGGTGTCGATATAAGTTTGTCTTTTAACGTCttgaagctttcttcacatttctctaTCCATGTGAATTTTTGCTGTTTCCTTGTTAAATTTGTCAAGGGTGTAGCTATTTtagagaacccttcaacaaatcatcTGTTATATCCTGCTAAGCCCAAAAAACTCCTCACCTCAGTGGCGCTTTTGGGCTTGGGCCAGTCCTTAATTGCTTCTATCTTTACCGGATCCACTTCTACGCCATTCTTAGATACAATATGACCTAGAAATGCCACATTttctaaccagaattcacacttcttaaatttggcatataATTGGTGGTTCTTGAGCTGTTCCAATGTTAGTCACAGGTTCTCTTCATGCTCGACTTTCGTCTTTGAGTATATCAATATGTCGTCTATGAACACCACtacgaacttatccaaataatccttaaaagctcggttcataagatccatgaacacTACTGATGTGTTTGTTAAGCCAAATGACATTACCGAaaattcgtagtgtccatatcttttcttgaaagtcgtctttggtatgtcttcttCCCTTACCCTTAGTTGGTGATATCCTCTTcgtagatctatctttgagaataccatggATCCTTGCAGTTGATCGAAGAGATCGTCTATGCGgggcaaagggtatttgttcttgattgtcacattgtttagttctcgatagtcaatgcacatcctcatgctcccatccttcttcttgacaaaaactACTAGTGCACCCCAAGGCGAATAGCTAGGTCGGATGAAGCCTTTGTCCAACAACTTGAGTAAGGTTCTCAtagtttgaaaaataattttaatgaagatttgagaTATACAATTGGGATTTTAATagtgataccacattatttactatttttcttatttttttactatttaattagaaaattgaaattttttttcattagttttttaggttgattaagtatatatatatatgtctaaaataaggaaaataatttaattttaatttacatactaaattgcatgtatagatataagtaattcaagtatatatgtttatgattttttttgtttatattattatttaattcgaaaattatatatattttaaattttttattaacattgaagtaggttaattatatatattatctttatttatttattgagtaatcttttatttattaattaatttaattttgtaggttgtggtttTAATCAAAGAGATTTTAacctcaaaatttctatttcaagcacacatttgaggtttttaagtttctaaaattgcaagaataagttattgttaatccaattatttagtgatgtttgtttagtaatcttttatttattaattaatttaattttgtaagttgtgaatttaatagcaaagtgcattgcaaagtgaagtaaatttgctagctaggagtattaattgcaagaggtacgtacattatcttatttattgttttagtattattaaatttttattagaggagtttgaatatcttaaatattcatccatagtgaagtaggttatgagattaaaattgtgtgttgcggtgataacagaaggttgggaactgtgtgttttagtgaagtaggttttgaaaaatttgtttgtgtgctgcggagctataaggaagaaacttattgtgtgctgtttgaattgtttgacttgttgttaacAAATGGTTAGATTACTATTATACGGGAAATGTTGcccgattttgtctagaattatgtattgtattattatatttgaattgtgttgtgcttatttgattggatttgattagattgacaaatgtctaggttactaatatagaagAAATGCTGCTGAATTTTTCATATGCTCGGCcgtatgcttatttagtttttattatttaatttttcatagacataggagaagatatggatagaaaatggatgtcagcaAATAGGTTATTTGTGGAATATAAAAATGGGGTTGATTTattcttaagattttgttcaAAAATGTGAAAGACCTAGAATTTACTTCTTGCCCATGtgttaagtgtggaaatgtaaggaaaagggatcttagtaagatcaaacaacacttatttttcaatGGAATCGACAAAAGTTACATGGTTTGGTATATGCATAGGGAGAGAATTCATGTCGCTCCAATTCTGCCAAGTACACCTAATGAagtgaggaggggatagttgtaatgtctcaaattccctaatgtggcttaagacctggattagggggccaggagggccataattgatttaatatgcaattatgtgattatatgcatgattatgtgatatatattattatatgatgataattgcatggatgtgggcccacttcttattagaaggacattttcgtaattttggcccgttaagggcatatctgtatatttatgtggatgttggtgatttatgggcgagaccacattgttatgtggatatgtttgagctattcagcatgagacgatcttaggttgcaagattagcggtttggtcataacgagattaattaCTGGACTAGGGGCGAGTCTGGGGGTAATTTGTACATTACCGGGAACGAACGgtaaatgggatatgatttaataattatttgaggaaattgggaataacgggaattgaaagacgttaattataattaacgggatagatggataatgactgttttgcccttgggtggctgttaaggttttaaatgaccctaggggcattttggtattttgaccatgggatatacTTAAGGTTAGGGTGGCTGTAGAAGGAAGTATGCAGCCAAAAATAGagttctctctctctatctctcgatCATCCCTTTCTCTTTCCTTGGGTTGAGATTTTTGAAGGAACTTGAAGATTA
It encodes the following:
- the LOC133817732 gene encoding glutathione S-transferase DHAR1, mitochondrial-like — its product is MALEVAVKAAVGDPHVLGDCPFSQRVLLTLEEKKISYQRHLINLSDKPTWFLQVNPGGKVPVVKFDDKWVSDSDVIVGILEEKYPQPALTTPPEFTSVGSNIFGTFVTFLKSKDSSDGSEQALLTELKALEEHLKAHGPYIAGEKVSAVDLSLAPKLYHLDVALEHFKKWTVPAEMTNVLNYKKLLFSRESFEKTKAEKKYIIAGWEPKVNP